In Providencia zhijiangensis, a single window of DNA contains:
- the citX gene encoding citrate lyase holo-[acyl-carrier protein] synthase, which yields MFYPLPDTQEQFDISLPDLLASRDARQARQQEWIGLHQVTLISFTVVFPGPVKDNQLVRDIFNQGLNALKQVASCRQWVLLSQQSFPFVTGPECLVAVNADALEVKKALMEAEELSPVGRLWDFDVFDANGVLYSRSQFNLPTRRCLICDNEAKVCARQRSHSLEEILRRIEELAYAPAKN from the coding sequence ATGTTTTACCCACTGCCTGATACCCAAGAGCAATTTGACATTTCCTTACCTGACTTGCTGGCGAGCCGTGATGCCCGTCAGGCTCGTCAGCAAGAGTGGATTGGTCTCCATCAGGTAACCTTGATTTCATTTACTGTCGTTTTTCCGGGACCGGTTAAAGACAATCAACTGGTCAGAGACATTTTTAATCAAGGCTTAAATGCGCTTAAGCAAGTTGCTTCATGCAGGCAGTGGGTACTTTTATCACAACAATCATTCCCTTTCGTTACCGGACCGGAATGTTTAGTCGCCGTCAATGCCGATGCCCTTGAGGTCAAAAAAGCCTTAATGGAAGCGGAAGAATTATCCCCCGTCGGCCGACTTTGGGACTTTGATGTTTTTGATGCAAATGGCGTTTTATATTCTCGCAGCCAATTCAATTTACCGACTAGACGCTGCTTGATTTGTGACAATGAAGCCAAGGTGTGCGCGCGCCAACGCAGCCATTCCCTTGAAGAGATTTTGCGCCGTATCGAGGAGTTAGCCTATGCTCCAGCAAAAAATTAG